A single window of Besnoitia besnoiti strain Bb-Ger1 chromosome Unknown contig00112, whole genome shotgun sequence DNA harbors:
- a CDS encoding uncharacterized protein (encoded by transcript BESB_018860) yields MIAVHHHPHRLLKTAKSVGFQYPTTLRLFHIGYVLGVIYGFLFSLILTARENYYSDASLISSIVLGVIISETGLFISFFWGVYTTSWTTGLDLEGLCLPDPSSLVLFMTIMLSALAEHS; encoded by the coding sequence atgattgcagtacaccaccacccccacagactgcttaagacagctaaaagtgttggatttcaatatcctactacattaagattattccacatcggttatgttctaggcgtaatatatggattcttgttctcactcatcttaacagcgagagaaaactactactcagatgctagtctaatcagtagcatcgtacttggagttatcatctctgagacaggattatttatcagctttttctggggagtatatactacgagttggactactggtttagatcttgaaggtctttgtttaccggatccaagttctcttgtgcttttcatgaccatcatgttaagtgcattagcagagcatagttaa